A single genomic interval of Streptomyces graminofaciens harbors:
- a CDS encoding FAD-dependent monooxygenase: MVSRIACVGGGPGGLFFATLLKQADPSVEVTVFERNRPEDTFGFGVVFSDATLAAIHDADPVLRTALADHGRHWDDIEVRLKGQRIRCGGNGMAAITRRTLLQLLHERAVEVGVDLRFSHEIPADPSGLADYDLIVAADGANSRLRDHLADVLVPEVEVATAKFIWFGTNYLFDGLTFVHEHGPHGTFAVHGYPISDDVSTFIVETDEESWRRAGLDEFDTAQPPGPSDEKTRHYLEKLFAEQIDGHELLVNNSRWGNFRTRRARRWHSGNVVLLGDAAHTAHFSVGSGTKMAMEDAVALSASLLAHPDDLPSALEAYEAARRPSVEKIQGAARPSLSWWEQFGRYHDAFRPTQFAFHFISRSIGKERIARRDPDFGDTVVRDWRLAHEGRDPLDTPFREFAGRRLTTTDLAALRAEQSRCLWLTAPDGETQLPESYEQLAEALRGDTPPDLVAVQHGTPLTRSLLAEQARLVYGVPALIVEDAMDDDRAETLLLSGRADLVAGERA, translated from the coding sequence TCGGTCGAGGTGACGGTCTTCGAGCGGAACCGCCCGGAGGACACCTTCGGCTTCGGCGTGGTGTTCTCCGACGCGACCCTGGCCGCCATCCATGACGCGGACCCCGTGCTGCGCACCGCGCTCGCGGACCACGGCCGGCACTGGGACGACATCGAGGTACGGCTGAAGGGGCAGCGGATCAGGTGCGGCGGCAACGGCATGGCCGCCATCACCCGCCGGACCCTCCTCCAACTGCTGCACGAGCGGGCCGTCGAGGTCGGCGTCGACCTCCGCTTCAGCCACGAGATCCCCGCCGACCCGTCCGGGCTCGCCGACTACGACCTGATCGTGGCCGCCGACGGAGCGAACTCCCGCCTCCGTGACCACCTCGCCGACGTGCTCGTACCGGAGGTGGAGGTCGCGACCGCCAAGTTCATCTGGTTCGGCACCAACTACCTCTTCGACGGACTGACCTTCGTCCACGAGCACGGCCCGCACGGCACCTTCGCCGTGCACGGCTACCCGATCAGCGACGACGTCAGCACGTTCATCGTGGAGACCGACGAGGAGTCCTGGCGGCGGGCGGGCCTCGACGAGTTCGACACCGCGCAGCCGCCGGGCCCCAGCGACGAGAAGACCCGGCACTACCTGGAGAAGCTCTTCGCCGAGCAGATCGACGGCCACGAACTCCTCGTCAACAACTCCCGCTGGGGCAACTTCCGAACGCGCCGCGCCCGCCGCTGGCACAGCGGCAACGTCGTCCTCCTCGGCGACGCCGCCCACACCGCGCACTTCTCCGTCGGCTCCGGCACGAAGATGGCCATGGAGGACGCCGTCGCCCTCTCCGCGAGCCTTCTCGCCCACCCCGACGACCTGCCGAGCGCCCTGGAGGCGTACGAGGCGGCCCGGCGCCCCTCGGTGGAGAAGATCCAGGGCGCCGCCCGGCCGAGTCTGTCCTGGTGGGAGCAGTTCGGGCGCTACCACGACGCGTTCCGGCCCACCCAGTTCGCCTTCCACTTCATCTCCCGCAGCATCGGCAAGGAGCGGATCGCCCGCCGCGATCCGGACTTCGGCGACACGGTCGTACGGGACTGGCGGCTCGCCCATGAGGGGCGCGACCCCCTGGACACACCGTTCCGGGAGTTCGCCGGACGGCGCCTCACCACGACCGACCTCGCGGCGCTGCGCGCCGAGCAATCCCGGTGCCTGTGGCTCACCGCGCCGGACGGCGAGACGCAACTACCCGAGTCGTACGAGCAGTTGGCCGAAGCCCTGCGGGGGGACACGCCGCCGGACCTGGTCGCCGTCCAGCACGGCACCCCGCTCACCCGGTCGCTCCTCGCCGAACAGGCCCGGCTGGTGTACGGCGTGCCCGCACTGATCGTGGAGGACGCGATGGACGACGACCGCGCCGAGACACTGCTGCTGTCCGGCCGCGCCGACCTGGTGGCAGGAGAGCGCGCATGA
- a CDS encoding acetate--CoA ligase family protein gives MTRDLTTDPTPNPTTDPTPDLTPLLAPEGVVVIGASRQAGKLGAAMARSLAAFPGARALVNARRPDPEQGVYATVADAAAHTDGRLDLAVLCVPAPGCADALAEAAAAGCRAALVCAGGFGEAGPEGEEHADALCRVARETGVRLLGPNTSGFFAPHLGLTASFVPAAGQLPAGDIAVVAASGGVNHALSFDLVAAGNGISIGVGIGAGLDVSAADVLEHLAHDGRTTAVALHLETVPDGRRLVAAVRRVAEAKPVVALVVGRSDVGDFARSHTGALATSWRTTRAALSQAGAVVVDDERELVDALTALSRVRLRPQPDPGLGIVTAQAGPGLLLADRAGTDGIRMPELTGATRGTLAGLLPPLTYQSNPVDTGRPAETFARVLGTTAADPQVDLLAVYALTEPDSVDLASAAQDAGLGADSPAVVVVGGLPEDVTDQRARLHKAGIPALTGPASAANAVRALVTDARQRALGEAEDGPFPGWASATGGAVSASDGHPPESSAPAVPVPPGPLDEDAAKAYLTELGIRTPPRVACDSRADAHAALRQLGGPVAVKVLDAAILHKTEIGGVHLGVRTPEELDAALDAVGTGRRYLVEAMAPAGVDLVLGVRRDPVFGPVVLAGLGGTAAEALADVAIRLAPLSVAEAAGMPDDLAARALLDGWRGGPVLDRAEFGRVVAALAAALAANPHTAEIEINPLRLTADGLTALDAVIVPMTEENDHA, from the coding sequence ATGACCAGGGACCTGACTACGGACCCGACTCCGAATCCGACTACGGACCCGACTCCGGATCTGACTCCGCTTCTCGCGCCCGAGGGCGTCGTGGTGATCGGCGCCTCGCGGCAGGCCGGGAAGCTCGGTGCCGCCATGGCCCGTTCACTGGCGGCCTTCCCCGGCGCCCGCGCCCTCGTCAACGCGCGCCGCCCCGACCCCGAGCAGGGCGTGTACGCCACCGTCGCCGATGCCGCCGCGCACACCGACGGGCGGCTCGACCTGGCCGTCCTGTGCGTGCCCGCGCCGGGCTGCGCCGACGCCCTCGCCGAGGCGGCCGCCGCCGGGTGCCGGGCCGCGCTGGTCTGCGCCGGCGGCTTCGGCGAGGCGGGCCCCGAGGGCGAGGAACACGCGGACGCGCTGTGCCGGGTCGCCCGGGAGACCGGGGTACGGCTGCTCGGCCCCAACACCTCCGGTTTCTTCGCGCCCCACCTCGGCCTGACGGCCAGCTTCGTGCCCGCGGCCGGGCAGCTCCCGGCCGGCGACATCGCCGTCGTCGCGGCCAGCGGCGGCGTCAACCACGCCCTCTCCTTCGACCTCGTCGCCGCCGGCAACGGCATCAGCATCGGCGTCGGCATCGGCGCGGGCCTCGACGTCAGCGCCGCGGACGTCCTGGAACACCTCGCGCACGACGGCCGTACGACAGCGGTCGCCCTGCATCTGGAGACGGTTCCGGACGGGCGGCGGCTGGTGGCGGCCGTGCGGAGGGTGGCCGAGGCGAAGCCGGTCGTGGCACTGGTCGTGGGCCGAAGCGACGTCGGGGACTTCGCCCGCTCGCACACCGGCGCGCTCGCCACCTCCTGGCGTACGACACGGGCCGCGCTGAGCCAGGCCGGTGCGGTGGTCGTCGACGACGAACGGGAGTTGGTGGACGCCCTCACCGCGCTCTCCCGGGTCCGGCTGCGCCCCCAGCCGGACCCAGGGCTCGGCATCGTCACCGCCCAGGCCGGGCCGGGGCTCCTGCTCGCCGACCGGGCGGGAACGGACGGCATCCGGATGCCGGAGCTGACGGGCGCGACGCGAGGGACCCTCGCCGGGCTGTTGCCCCCGCTCACCTACCAGAGCAACCCGGTCGACACCGGCCGGCCCGCCGAGACCTTCGCCCGCGTACTCGGCACCACGGCCGCCGATCCGCAGGTGGACCTGCTCGCCGTCTACGCCCTGACCGAGCCCGACAGCGTCGACCTCGCCTCCGCCGCCCAGGACGCCGGCCTCGGCGCCGACTCCCCGGCGGTGGTGGTCGTCGGCGGCCTCCCCGAGGACGTCACCGACCAACGTGCCCGGCTGCACAAGGCGGGGATCCCGGCGCTCACCGGCCCGGCTTCCGCCGCCAACGCCGTACGGGCCCTGGTGACGGATGCCCGGCAGCGGGCCTTGGGGGAAGCGGAGGACGGGCCTTTCCCGGGGTGGGCTTCCGCGACCGGCGGAGCTGTGTCCGCCTCCGACGGACACCCGCCGGAGTCCTCGGCCCCTGCCGTGCCCGTGCCGCCCGGCCCTCTCGACGAGGACGCGGCCAAGGCGTACCTCACCGAACTCGGCATCCGCACCCCACCCCGCGTCGCCTGCGATTCCCGCGCCGACGCGCATGCCGCCCTCCGGCAGTTGGGCGGACCCGTCGCCGTGAAGGTGCTCGACGCCGCGATCCTGCACAAGACGGAGATCGGCGGGGTCCATCTGGGCGTGCGGACGCCCGAGGAACTCGACGCGGCACTGGACGCCGTAGGCACCGGACGCCGCTACCTGGTCGAGGCGATGGCCCCCGCCGGTGTCGACCTCGTCCTCGGCGTACGGCGGGACCCCGTGTTCGGGCCGGTCGTGCTGGCGGGGCTGGGCGGTACGGCCGCCGAGGCGCTCGCCGACGTGGCGATCCGACTCGCCCCGCTGTCCGTGGCCGAGGCCGCCGGGATGCCCGA